A region from the Brassica napus cultivar Da-Ae unplaced genomic scaffold, Da-Ae ScsIHWf_289;HRSCAF=475, whole genome shotgun sequence genome encodes:
- the LOC125602560 gene encoding uncharacterized protein LOC125602560 → MRHHLIEGLKDQYMTIENPLDLWNALRHRYDHQKMVLLPKARHDWMHLRFMDFKSVDEYNSALFKIVSILRLCGEEVSDVMMLEKTYTTFNQSNSVLQQQYRTKGFATYTDLISCLLLAEANNELLMKNSGARPAGTAPLPEAHDIEKKDPKEIYYAQDNRKPYGHSRGGYRGRRRDNHNGRDSYSTGRRGNHNNRGRGSNYGRGRGSYGRGRGGISKPSYTSKSLCHRCGMDNHWAKNCRTPKHLDNKDDQMDFETSDCLKD, encoded by the exons atgcgccatcatctcattgaaggtcttaaagatcagtacatgacgATTGAGAATCCATTGGACCTTTGGAATGCTTTAAGGcacagatatgatcaccaaaagatggtgttgcttccaaaggcaagGCACGATTGGATGCATCTCAGATTCATGGActtcaagtccgtggatgagtacAACTCGGCCTTGTTCAAAATCGTCTCAATACTAAGACTGTGTGGTGAAGAAGTATCTGATGTTatgatgcttgaaaagacctaTACGACTTTCAATCAGTCGAATTCTGTACTGCAGCAGCAGTATAGAACAAAAGGTTTTgccacatacactgatctgatctcctGTCTACTCTTGGCCGAGGCAAATAATGAGCTTCTCATGAAGAACAGTGGAGCTAGACCGGCCGGGACAGCACCATTACCCGAAGCCCATGACattgaaaagaaagatcccaagGAAATCTACTATGCCCAAGACAACAGGAAACCATACGGTCATAGCCGTGGTGGGTACAGGGGGCGTAGACGTGACAACCATAATGGTCGAGATAGCTACTCAACCGGCCGTAggggaaaccacaataaccgtggtcgtggttccaattacggtCGGGGCCGAGGGAGTTATGGCCGTGGACGAGGTGGtatatccaaaccatcttacacgtccaaGTCCTTATGTCACAGATGCGGGATGGACAatcattgggccaagaactgcAGAACTCCAAAGCACTT AGACAACAAGGATGATCAAATGGATTTTGAAACTTCTGATTGTCTAAAGGACTAG